A portion of the Rhinopithecus roxellana isolate Shanxi Qingling chromosome 19, ASM756505v1, whole genome shotgun sequence genome contains these proteins:
- the ST6GALNAC1 gene encoding alpha-N-acetylgalactosaminide alpha-2,6-sialyltransferase 1, with amino-acid sequence MRSCLWRCRHLSQDIQWSLLLALLVFLFALLSFIKDPQTKPSRHQRTENFKERSPQSLAKPKSQAPTRARRTTIYAEPVPENNTLNPQTQPKAHTTGDRGKEANLAPPEEQDKAPDTAQTAAWNSPEKEKTTVNTLSPRGQEAGMASGRTEAQSRKSQDTKATQENGSQTRKLTATRTVSVKHQGKVATTAKTLIPKSRPLMLALTGAVSTRTRQKGVTTAVIPPKEKKAQVTPPPAPFQSPTTHRNQRLKAANFKSEPRWDFEEKYSFEIGGLRTTCSDSVKIKASRSLWLQKLFLPNLTLFLDSRHFNQSEWDRLEHFAPPFGFMELNYSLVQKVVTRFPPVPQQQLLLASLPAGSLRCITCAVVGNGGILNNSHMGQEIDSHDYVFRLSGALIKGYEQDVGTRTSFYGFTAFSLTQSLLILGNRGFKNVPLGKDVRYLHFLEGTRDYEWLEALLTNQTVTSKNLFWFRHRPQEAFREALHMDRYLLLHPDFLRYMKNRFLRSKTLDGAHWRIYRPTTGALLLLTALQLCDQVSAYGFITEGHERFSDHYYDTSWKRLIFYTNHDFKLEREVWKRLHDEGIIWLYQRPSPGTTKAKN; translated from the exons ATGAGGTCCTGCCTGTGGAGATGCAGGCACCTGAGCCAAGACATCCAGTGGTCCTTGCTCCTGGCTCTCCTGGTCTTTCTCTTCGCTTTGCTCTCCTTTATTAAGGATCCTCAAACAAAGCCTTCCAG GCATCAACGCACAGAGAACTTTAAAGAAAGGTCTCCACAGTCCCTGGCAAAGCCTAAGTCCCAGGCACCCACAAGAGCAAGGAGGACAACCATCTATGCAGAGCCAGTGCCAGAGAACAATACCCTCAACCCACAAACCCAGCCCAAAGCCCACACCACCGGAGACAGAGGAAAGGAGGCCAACCTGGCACCACCGGAGGAGCAGGACAAGGCGCCCGACACAGCACAGACGGCAGCATGGAATAgcccagaaaaagagaagaccacAGTGAACACACTGTCACCCAGAGGGCAAGAAGCAGGGATGGCCTCTGGCAGGACAGAGGCACAGTCACGGAAGAGCCAGGACACAAAGGCGACCCAAGAAAATGGGAGCCAGACCAGGAAGCTGACGGCCACCAGGACGGTGTCGGTGAAGCACCAGGGCAAAGTGGCGACCACGGCCAAGACGCTCATTCCCAAAAGTCGGCCGCTTATGCTGGCCCTCACAGGAGCAGTGTCAACAAGAACAAGACAGAAAGGAGTGACCACAGCAGTCATCCCACCCAAGGAGAAGAAAGCTCAAGtcaccccaccccctgcccctttCCAGAGCCCCACGACGCACAGAAACCAAAGACTGAAGGCTGCCAACTTCAAGTCTGAGCCTCGGTGGGATTTTGAGGAAAAATACAGCTTCGAAATAGGAGGCCTTCGGACA ACTTGCTCTGACTCCGTGAAGATCAAAGCCTCCAGGTCGCTGTGGCTCCAGAAACTCTTTCTGCCCAACCTTACTCTCTTCCTGGACTCCAGACACTTCAACCAGAGTGAGTGGGACCGCCTGGAACACTTTGCACCACCCTTTGGCTTCATGGAGCTCAACTACTCCT TGGTGCAGAAGGTCGTGACACGCTTCCCTCCAGTGCCCCAGCAGCAGCTGCTCCTGGCCAGCCTCCCCGCTGGGAGCCTCCGGTGCATCACCTGTGCCGTGGTGGGCAACGGGGGCATCCTGAACAACTCCCACATGGGCCAGGAGATAGACAGTCATGACTATGTGTTCCG ATTGAGCGGAGCTCTCATTAAAGGCTATGAACAGGATGTGGGGACTCGGACATCCTTCTACGGCTTTACTGCCTTCTCCCTGACCCAGTCACTCCTTATATTGGGCAATCGGGGTTTCAAGAACGTGCCTCTCGGGAAG GACGTCCGCTACTTGCACTTCCTGGAAGGCACCCGGGACTATGAGTGGCTGGAAGCGCTGCTTACGAATCAGACGGTGACGTCAAAAAACCTTTTCTGGTTCAG GCACAGACCCCAGGAAGCTTTTCGGGAAGCCCTGCACATGGACAGGTACCTGTTGCTGCACCCAGACTTTCTCCGATACATGAAGAACAG GTTTCTGAGGTCTAAGACCCTGGATGGTGCCCACTGGAGGATATACCGCCCCACCACTGGGGCCCTCCTGCTGCTCACTGCCCTTCAGCTCTGTGACCAG GTGAGTGCCTATGGCTTCATCACCGAGGGCCACGAGCGCTTTTCTGATCACTACTATGATACATCATGGAAGCGGCTGATCTTTTACACAAATCATGACTTCAAGCTGGAGAGAGAAGTCTGGAAGCGGCTACACGATGAAGGAATAATCTGGCTATACCAGCGTCCCAGTCCTGGAACTACCAAAGCCAAGAACTGA